The region CCTGGCCTACCATATCGCCCGCGCCCGGGGCTGCGACATCGACAAGCCGAAGAACCTGGCCAAGAGCGTCACGGTCGAGTAGACCGCGGCGCCCGCCCGCCGTGCGTCCCATGCGCATCAGGATCCAATCGAAGATACTCGCCAGCTTCATGGCGATGGTCGCCCTGATCATCGCCCTGCTGCTCTTCACGCTCTTCTCGATCCGCATCATGGCCGACGGCACCCGCCGGCTGGTCTACGTGCAGAAGAAGTCGGGGCTCATCACCGACCTCCAGATGACGCTCGACCGGGCGGTCACGGCCCTCGGCGAGTATATGGTCTCGGGGAAGAAGTCGCGCCGGGCGACGTTCATCCAGCTGGTCCTCTTCTACACGAAGAACATCGAGGCGCTCGAGCGGTCCTCCCTCGCGGGCCCGGCGGGGAAAGGGACAGGCGACGCCCGCGAGCGCGCCGCCGTCGCCGCGCTCAAGGCCGAGATCGCCGTCATCGACCGGAACGCCCGCGAGATCCTCTCCCTCGTCGACAGGATAGAGCGGGCGCAGGGGCACCGCCTCATCCAGGATGTCGCCGCCTCGGTGAAGGACGCGCTCGAGAAGAAGGCGGAGGGGGGGGGCGGGGGCGCGCCGTCGCAGGAGCTCGCGATGCTCGGCGGGCTGCTCGGCGTCAGCACCCGCGACGCCCAGCGGCGCCTCGCGGAGCTGGAGGTGCTGAGCCGGACCATCTCGGAGTCCGAGTCGCGCCTGAAGGAGCTCTTGCTCCAGCTCGTCGAGGCGAAGGACCGGGCGCTCGAGAAGATCGCCGAGCTGCATGAGCTGGCCCAGCGGGAGGGGCTCCAGGCGATCGGGACGGCCACGCTCGCCGACCGGCGGGCGAGGAAGATCAGCCTCGTCGGCGGGGTGATCGTCCTCGCCTGCGGGCTGGTGTTGGCGCTCTACCTGTCGCGGTCGTTCTCGCGGCCGATCTCCGATCTCGACCGCGGGGCGCGTCTCATCGGCGAGGGGGACTTCGATCACCGGATGGTGTTGGACACCGGGGACGAGCTGCAGGACCTCGCCGAGCGTTTCAACACGATGGCAAAGAGACTGAAGGCGTCGTACGGCGAGCTCGAGGAGCGCGTCCGCGCACGGACGCGCGAGCTCGAGGCGTCGAACCTGCAGCTGCGCCGGCTCTTCAACGGCATCTCCGACGGCATCTCGGTCATCGACAGGGAATTCCGGATCGTCAACGTCAACGACGGCATCGCCGCCATGGTTGGACGTAACGGCGCGGAGCTTGTCGGCGGCACCTGCCACCGCGTCTACCGGGGGAGCGACAGCCCGTGCCCGGGCTGCCCCGTCGCCGAGACCTTCAGGTGCGGGACGACCTCCTCCGGGGAGGTCCGCTGGGACGTCCCCGGCGGCAAGGCGAGGGACGTGGAGATCTTCAGCTTCCCTCTCATCGAGGAGGAGGGGGCGGTGACGCACGTCATCGAGTACGCCAAGGACGTCAGCGAGAGGAAGGCGCTCGAGCGGAAGCTGTTCCAGTCGGCCAAGCTCGCCGGGATCGGCACCCTCGCCGCGGGCGTGGCGCACGAGATCCGCAACCCGCTGGGGATCATGAAGGCCTCGGCGGACATGATCAGACGGGGCAGCAAAGAGGGGGAGCAGAACTGGGAGCTCGCCGGTTTCCTGATGGAGGAGGTCGACCGTCTGAACCGCGTCGTGACGAGACTCCTCGACTTCGCGCGTCCCTCCGCGCCCAACAGCGCTCCGTGCGACCTCGCCGGGATCCTGGAGCGCGCGGTCGCCCTTGTCGGCCCGCAGCACCGTCTCCAGGACGTGGAGGTGGATCGCGCCTACGCCCCGGGGATCCCGCGCGTGCGCGCCGACGGGGAGCAGCTCTGCCAGGTCTTCCTGAACCTGATCTTGAACGCCGTGCAGGCGATGTCGGGGAAGGGGCGCCTCTCCCTCTCCACCGGAACGGGGGAGGGGGAGACGGTCGTGGCGAGCGTGGGCGACAGCGGCGGCGGCATCGTTGGGAAGGACCTGGAGCAGATCTTCGACCCGTTCTTCTCGACGAAGGAGGGCGGCGCGGGCCTCGGCCTCGCCATCGTCTACCGGATCGTGGAGGCGCACAAGGGGCGGATCGAGGTGAACAGCACGCCGGGCAAGGGGACCACCTTCACGGTGACGCTGCCGGCTGCCTGAGACGGGCGACAAGAGACGGGAGCCGAGGCGGTCGTCTGACGTCGGGGCAACCGGTTCCGCCGCGCAGGGCGCCGGCGGAAGAGAGGAGAGGATGAAGCGGCGGGTGCTGGTGGTGGACGACGAGCGGAACATGCTCCGGTTGGCGGAGATGATGCTGGGACGGGCCGGCTACGAGCCGCTCCTGGCCTCCAACGCCGCGGAGGCGATCGACCTCCTCGCCGCGCGGCGCGTGGACCTCGTGCTGACCGACCTCAAGATGCCGGGCGGGATGAGCGGGATCGACCTGCTCCGGGAGATGCGGCGCCGGGAGATTTCGACCCCGGTGGTCATCATGACCGCCTTCGGTACCATCAAGGGGGCCGTCGAGGCGATGCGGCACGGGGCGAGTGACTTCGTCCTCAAGCCGTTCGACGTCGAGAGCATCGAGACGGTCATCGCGAAGGTCTTCGAACTGGAGAAGGTGAAGCGGGAGAACGTCTACCTCAGGGAGGAGCTCGTCCGCGCCCGCGCGGCCCCCGAGATCGTGGGCGCGAGCGGGAGGATGCGCGCGATCCACTCCCTGATCGACCGTGTCGCCCCCACCGACGCCTCGGTGCTGCTCTTCGGCGAGACCGGCACGGGGAAGGAGCTCCTCGCGCGCTCGATCCATGAAAAAAGCGCGCGGCGGGAGGGGCTCTTCGTGGCGGTGAACTGCGCGGCGATCCCCGCTCCCCTCCTGGAGAGCGAGCTGTTCGGCCATGTGCGCGGGGCGTTCACCGGGGCGGCCGCGGAGCGGACCGGCAGGTTCGAGAAGGCGGACGGGGGCAGCATCTTCTTCGACGAGATCGGGGATATGGAGCCCGCGCTCCAGGCGAAGATACTCCGCGTCCTGCAGGAGAAGGAGTTCGAGAAGGTGGGGAGCAACGAGACGATCATCGTCAACGTGCGCGTGATCGCCGCCACGAACCGGGACCTCCGTCAGATGATCCGGGACCGTCTCTTCCGGGAGGATCTGTACTACCGTTTGAACGTCGTCAGCATCACGGTCCCGCCGCTCCGCGAGCGGACCGAGGATATCCCGGCGCTCGTGGAGCAGTTCGTCGCGAAATATTCGCGGGAGTGGGGCAAGGAGACCGCCCCGCCCCCGGCGGAGGTGCTGCGGGCCCTCGCCGCCTACCCGTGGCCCGGCAACGTCAGGGAGATGCAGAACGTCATCGAACGGGCGGTGGCGGTGAACAGCACCGGCAGGATCGGCCTCGAGGACCTCCCCCCCGAGATCGTCCGGGGCGCCGCCGCGACGCCGGAGGGGGGCGTTTCCCCCGCTCCGCCGCCGGGCCTCGACGGGGCGGTCGCCGCCCTCGAGCGGGAGCTGATCGAACAGGCGCTCCGCGATTCCAACGGGGTGAAGGCACGCGCGGCGAAGCTGCTGGGGATCAGCGAGCGGAACCTGTGGTACAAGCTGAAGAAATACGGTATCGTCTGACCCGTCACGGAGGGGTGCGGATGCATATGTCGGCGCGTGTGGCGGCGTTGCTGCTCGCGACCTCGGCCGCCGTCGGCCTCGGGGCCGAGGAGTCGCCGCGCCCGGCCGCCCCGTCCGCCGCCCCCCGGCGGCTCAGCCCCGCGGACGCGGAGTTCTGGCGGGAGCTCGCCCCGCGGCCGGCCGACCTCTGGGGGGAGACCACGGAGACGTTCAGGGGCTGGAACCTCGCCGCGGTCGCCGCGACCGCGGGGCTCGCGGGGGGGCTCGCCTTCCTCGACGCCGACATGCAGAAACCGTGGCGCGACGGCGACAGGCTGATCGGCGCCGACCTCTGCGACGTCGGCGACCTGGTCGGGCACCCGGGGGTCCAGGCCGGCGTGATGGGCCTCACCTACACGCTCGGCCAGGCGCTCGGCGACGAGACGCTCGCCAAAACCGGGAAGTCGATGGCGGAGACGATGATCTTCACCTCCCTCGCCACGGTCGCCCTCAAGGGGATCTTCAACCGCGAACGGCCCGACGGCGACGACCATATGTCGTTCCCCTCGTGGCACGCCTCCGCGACCTTCGGGAACGCCACCGTCCTCGCGGAGTACTACGGGTGGAAGGCGGCGGTCCCGGCGTACCTCGTCTCGGCGTTCGTCGCCTGGAGCCGGGTCGAGGACAACAAGCATTTCGTGAGCGACGTGGTGGCGGGCGCCGCCGTGGGCTGCATCTTCGGGCACGCGGTGTCGCGCTACAACCTCAGGGTCCATCCGGCCGTCTCGATCGAACCGGTGCTGCTGGATGAGGGGGCCGGCGTCCAGGCCCGCGCGCGGTTCTGACCTTCCGCGGCCGTTTCGCCGTTTGGAGGGTCGCTCGCACGGAGAGCGGCATGAACGGAGCATCGAGGCGGATCGCCTTTCTGGCCGCCGCGGGCATCTGCCTGCGCGCGACGGCGGCCTCCGCCTACATCGGGCCGGGCGCGGGGTTCGCCTTCCTCGGCTCGTTCGTCTTCATACTGGGGGGGATGCTCCTGGCGGTGGTCGCGCTGCTCACCCTCCCCGCGCGCATCCTCCTGGCGCGCCTGCGCGGCAGGAAGGCGTTCCGGAGGGCCGCGGCGGAGCGGGTCGTCATCGTCGGCCTCGACGGCCTCGACCCCGCCCTCGCGTCGGGGTGGATGCGGGAGGGGAAGCTGCCGAATCTCTCCGCCCTCGCCGCCGAGGGGTGCTTCTCCCCGCTGGCGACCTCGAATCCCCCGATCTCCCCGGTGGCGTGGTCGTCGTTCATCACCGGCTCGAACCCGGGCAAGCACAACGTATTCGATTTCCTGATGCCCGACCGGCGGAACTGCCTCCCCGCCCTCTCCTCCGCCTCGATCGAACCCACGCGGAGGACGCTGCGCCTCGGGCGGCTGCGGGTCCCCCTCGGGAAGCCGACCATCCGGCTCCTCCGGAAAGGGGTCCCGTTCTGGAGGATACTCGGGGAGCACGGGATCCGCAGCGTCGTGCTCAAGGTGCCGATCACCTTCCCCCCGGAGAGATTCCGCGGCATGCTCCTCTCCGGCCTCTGCGCGCCTGATCTCAAGGGCTCCCAGGGGACATTCGCCTTCTACACCACGGCCGACCCTCCCGCCGGCTCCGTCACCGGGGGCTGCCGCGTGCGCCTGGAGGGGGACGGTCCGGTGTTCGAGACGCGCATCTCCGGTCCCCGCGACCCGTACGGGAGGGGGTTCGATTTGTCGATCCCGATGCGGATCGAGGTCGATGCGGCGCGGGGGCTCGCCCGCCTGCGGATAGCCGGACGCTCGCACACGGTGCGGGCGGGGACGCTCTCGGACTGGATCCCTCTCGTCTTCCGCGCCCCGCTCGGCACGCGGGTCCGCGGCATCGCGCAGTTCTTCCTGAAACAGGTTGCCCCGCGCGTGGAGCTCTACCTCTCCCCCGTCAACATCGACCCCGAGAACCCGGCCCTCCCGGTGTCGCACCCGCGCGTCTACGCCTCGTACCTGGCCAAGGTCGTCGGCCCGTTCGCCACGCTGGGGCTCCCGCAGGACACCTGGGCGCTGAACGAGGGGATCCTCACCGACGATGCGTTCCTCCAGCAGGCGTACCGGATCCACGACAGGCTCGAAGAGATCTTCTTCCACTCCCTGAAGAGGATGCGGAGAGGGATGCTCTGCTGCGTCTTCGACACCACCGACGCCGTCCAGCACGAGTTCTGGCGCTACATGGCCGACGGCCACCCGGCGCTGAAGGGAGGGGAGCCCCCCCCCGGCCCCCCGGTGATCGAACAACTGTACCGGAGGATGGACGGCCTGATCGGGAGGGTGCGGGCGGCGCTGGGGCCGGATGACGTGTTGATGGTCGTCTCCGACCACGGCTTCACGCTGTTCAAACGCTGCGTGAACCTGAACCGGTGGCTGTTCGAGAACGGCTACCTCGCCCTCAAGGACGGCGCCTCGTCGTGCGGGGACTGGTTCGAGGGGGTCGACTGGGAGCGGACGAGGGCGTACGGGTTCGGCCTTTCGGGGCTCTACCTCAACCTGAAGGGGCGGGAGAGCCGGGGCACGGTGACGCCGTCGGAGGCGGGGGCGCTGAAGCGGGAGATCGCGGGGAGGCTCGCGGGGCTCAGGGACGTCGCGGGGGGCGCGGAGGCGGTCGCAGCGGTGTACGATACCGCCGCCGTCTACGCCGGCCCCTACGTCGAGAACGCCCCGGACCTCGTGGTGGGGTACGCGCCGGGGTTCCGCTGCTCGTGGGAATCGGTCACCGGCAGGGTCGGCGCGCAGGTCTTCTCGGACAACGACAAGGCGTGGAGCGCCGACCATTGCATCGACCACCGGTTCGTGCCGGGGGTCTTCTTCTGCAGCCGGCCGGCGGCGGCGGAGGCACCGCGCATCGTGGACATCGGCCCGACCGTGCTCGACCTGTTCGGCGTCGCGCCCCCCGCGCACATGGACGGCCGGCCGCTCGGCGTGGCGGGGAAAGGGATGCGGAACGGATGAACAGACGGAGAACGGCGACGGCGGCGGTGGCCGCGGCGCTCGTCTGCGCGTGCCTCCTCCCGGGCTGCGCGCCGCGGGATCGCTCCGGCGGGAAGCGGGTCGTCGTCCTCGCCTTCGACGGGATGGACCCCCGGATCGTGCGCGAGATGTTCGCCAAAGGCGGGCTGCCGAACATGAAAAGACTGTCGGAGACCGGCGGCTTCACCGAGCTCTGGTCGAGCGTCCCGCCGCAGAGCCCGGTCGCCTGGTCCAATTTCATCACCGGCAAGAACCCCGGGGGGCACGCCATCTTCGACTTCATCCACCGGGATCCCGCCACCTACCTGCCGTTCCTCTCCACCTCGGAGACGATCCCCCCGCGCCGCACGCTCGCCCTCGGCGACTACATCCTGCCCCTCTCCGCAGGGACCGTGCTCCTCAAGCGCGAGGGGAAGGCGTTCTGGGAGTACCTCGAGGAGGGCGGGATACCGGCGACGATCTTCAGGATCCCCTCCAACTTCCCCCCCGTCCCGGGCCGCGCGCAAAGCCTCTCCGGGATGGGAACGCCGGACCTGATGGGCACCTACGGGATCTACCAGTTCTTCACGAGCGACCCCGCCGACATCCCGAAGGACCCCTCGGGCGCCGAGTTCACGCTGGTCGAGCCCCGGGACGGCGCCGTGCGGGCGGAGATCGCGGGCCCCGCGAACTCCTACCGCAAGGAGGCGCCGCGGCTCTCCATCGCCTTCACCGCCTGGATCGACGAGGCGCACGGCGCCGCCAGGATCGATCTGCCCGGCGAAAGCCTGATCCTGCGGCAGGGGGAGTGGAGCGACTGGCTGGTCCTCGAGTTCAAGCCCCTCGCGCTGGCCCCGGCGGTGCGGGGGATCTGCCGCCTGTACCTGAAGGAGGTCCGGCCCCGATTCAGACTGTACGTCACTCCGATCAACATCGACCCGAAGGCCCCCGCACTCC is a window of Chlamydiota bacterium DNA encoding:
- a CDS encoding PAS domain-containing protein gives rise to the protein MRIRIQSKILASFMAMVALIIALLLFTLFSIRIMADGTRRLVYVQKKSGLITDLQMTLDRAVTALGEYMVSGKKSRRATFIQLVLFYTKNIEALERSSLAGPAGKGTGDARERAAVAALKAEIAVIDRNAREILSLVDRIERAQGHRLIQDVAASVKDALEKKAEGGGGGAPSQELAMLGGLLGVSTRDAQRRLAELEVLSRTISESESRLKELLLQLVEAKDRALEKIAELHELAQREGLQAIGTATLADRRARKISLVGGVIVLACGLVLALYLSRSFSRPISDLDRGARLIGEGDFDHRMVLDTGDELQDLAERFNTMAKRLKASYGELEERVRARTRELEASNLQLRRLFNGISDGISVIDREFRIVNVNDGIAAMVGRNGAELVGGTCHRVYRGSDSPCPGCPVAETFRCGTTSSGEVRWDVPGGKARDVEIFSFPLIEEEGAVTHVIEYAKDVSERKALERKLFQSAKLAGIGTLAAGVAHEIRNPLGIMKASADMIRRGSKEGEQNWELAGFLMEEVDRLNRVVTRLLDFARPSAPNSAPCDLAGILERAVALVGPQHRLQDVEVDRAYAPGIPRVRADGEQLCQVFLNLILNAVQAMSGKGRLSLSTGTGEGETVVASVGDSGGGIVGKDLEQIFDPFFSTKEGGAGLGLAIVYRIVEAHKGRIEVNSTPGKGTTFTVTLPAA
- a CDS encoding sigma-54-dependent Fis family transcriptional regulator, encoding MKRRVLVVDDERNMLRLAEMMLGRAGYEPLLASNAAEAIDLLAARRVDLVLTDLKMPGGMSGIDLLREMRRREISTPVVIMTAFGTIKGAVEAMRHGASDFVLKPFDVESIETVIAKVFELEKVKRENVYLREELVRARAAPEIVGASGRMRAIHSLIDRVAPTDASVLLFGETGTGKELLARSIHEKSARREGLFVAVNCAAIPAPLLESELFGHVRGAFTGAAAERTGRFEKADGGSIFFDEIGDMEPALQAKILRVLQEKEFEKVGSNETIIVNVRVIAATNRDLRQMIRDRLFREDLYYRLNVVSITVPPLRERTEDIPALVEQFVAKYSREWGKETAPPPAEVLRALAAYPWPGNVREMQNVIERAVAVNSTGRIGLEDLPPEIVRGAAATPEGGVSPAPPPGLDGAVAALERELIEQALRDSNGVKARAAKLLGISERNLWYKLKKYGIV
- a CDS encoding phosphatase PAP2 family protein, with the protein product MSARVAALLLATSAAVGLGAEESPRPAAPSAAPRRLSPADAEFWRELAPRPADLWGETTETFRGWNLAAVAATAGLAGGLAFLDADMQKPWRDGDRLIGADLCDVGDLVGHPGVQAGVMGLTYTLGQALGDETLAKTGKSMAETMIFTSLATVALKGIFNRERPDGDDHMSFPSWHASATFGNATVLAEYYGWKAAVPAYLVSAFVAWSRVEDNKHFVSDVVAGAAVGCIFGHAVSRYNLRVHPAVSIEPVLLDEGAGVQARARF
- a CDS encoding nucleotide pyrophosphatase, which produces MNGASRRIAFLAAAGICLRATAASAYIGPGAGFAFLGSFVFILGGMLLAVVALLTLPARILLARLRGRKAFRRAAAERVVIVGLDGLDPALASGWMREGKLPNLSALAAEGCFSPLATSNPPISPVAWSSFITGSNPGKHNVFDFLMPDRRNCLPALSSASIEPTRRTLRLGRLRVPLGKPTIRLLRKGVPFWRILGEHGIRSVVLKVPITFPPERFRGMLLSGLCAPDLKGSQGTFAFYTTADPPAGSVTGGCRVRLEGDGPVFETRISGPRDPYGRGFDLSIPMRIEVDAARGLARLRIAGRSHTVRAGTLSDWIPLVFRAPLGTRVRGIAQFFLKQVAPRVELYLSPVNIDPENPALPVSHPRVYASYLAKVVGPFATLGLPQDTWALNEGILTDDAFLQQAYRIHDRLEEIFFHSLKRMRRGMLCCVFDTTDAVQHEFWRYMADGHPALKGGEPPPGPPVIEQLYRRMDGLIGRVRAALGPDDVLMVVSDHGFTLFKRCVNLNRWLFENGYLALKDGASSCGDWFEGVDWERTRAYGFGLSGLYLNLKGRESRGTVTPSEAGALKREIAGRLAGLRDVAGGAEAVAAVYDTAAVYAGPYVENAPDLVVGYAPGFRCSWESVTGRVGAQVFSDNDKAWSADHCIDHRFVPGVFFCSRPAAAEAPRIVDIGPTVLDLFGVAPPAHMDGRPLGVAGKGMRNG